ACTGTTTGAGTTTGCAGAAAATACTTGAGCCTGTTCAGATGTTTGCTGCTGCTCTGCATGTGACTGCAGTTGTATTCTGGCCTGATTTTTCAGTAACGTTAGGACTGCTGGGGGGTGACCAGTCCAACcattttctctgcattttatcCCCTAGTTGATCCACATGTCCACAAGACTGTGGACATGTGGATCAAACCCAGGTCACAGTCTTTTCTTGCTAGCTATGTCCATACACAAGAATGTAGAGAAGCAAATTTCAGCAGAATACCAActaaaaatagattaaaaatgtTAGACGATGCATTCCTGTACAAACCTTTACCTTCATGAAGGAATACAAAAACATATACACTATATGGCCAAAAATATTCACTCATCCATCCAAATACTTAACACCAGGTGATTTAATCACCTACCTGGCCACAGGTGTATTAAAGCAAGAACCTAGACATGCAGCCTGTTTCCACAATCATCAGTCtgtgacctcacaaatgtgcttctggaagaatggtGAAACATTCCCATGAACATGGTCCTTCTcagaagagttgaagctgttataCGTCTAATGGGTGGGACAAGGTCAAATTGAATCCTATGGATTAGGGATGGGATGTCACTTAAGTTCATATGCGAGTCGAGGCAGATGAATGAATACTTTGGCAATATAATCAGATTTTCTCATCGTTAAATTCCTGATCTGCAAGATGCAAATCCTCACGTTTGATTTCTCACCCGTCAGAAACTTTATCAGCCTTCTAGGATTTAATAACGCGCCTAACACAAACCTGATCTTTGGCCAAATCCCATTTCCTTCTGTTAAATGTCAAGGTTACAAGTATTCCTAAGTGAAGGTGGgttcttctttattctttaccAAACATAATGCATCTGAAATCACCAGTAATATCATAATGGAAGGTTTTCCTCCTATCATGCAGCATTAGACATCAGGCAGTTTTTAGTCCTACCAgttaaatatttgattaaaagcTCAAACcctttagtttctttttttttttttaaacaaacattgcAACATATACTGGTACAGTTGAATAAAATGGGACTCAGTGTTTTGGTTGGGATCTGGTCATCCTGCAGTGTAATGGTGATGTGCATGTGAATGACGCTGCTGAATGCACAGTTTGGTCTGTTTGTTTGCAGATATGATGTCTCCAGGACTAATCTTTCTTTATTATGTTGGAGATGTAACCATCTGCTTTTATCTGTCTTTGTTTGTCATTAATTATACATGCAGTATATTTTTCCACCCTGTGACATGTTTTCAGTGTTCCCAGCCCCTCTGTCTGTAGTCTAATGCCTGTTTGTGTCCGATTAGACGTCCTGCCTGTATTTTTATACCTGTGTCTGTGTTCATAACCACGGTCTCCCCCTTATAGACATTGTGAACACTGCTCGTCCAGATGAGAAAGCCATAATGACTTATGTGTCCAGTTTCTACCATGCATTCTCTGGAGCACAGAAGGTACCCACTGACCTGACCTTTGACCCCCTTTTACTAACAACATGCTGCTTCCAGTCCAGCATGGCCTGACTCGCTCAATGTGGATGCTGCACATGTTGGGACACAAACACACGGTCAGCATTGATCAAGCTAAACTGGTTCTGAAATGAGTCTGCAGACTGGAATAGAACAGGACCTGCAGAAAAAGATGTGCTGCATAAATCTGTTGGTGAGATTTGAGCACCTGTCTGTCATATTTGTGAGCCTTCATGATTAGAAGTTagatttcttcctttttaaaagcttttaggCTTATTTTAgacagttttagtctttttcatTTCACGAATCATAGATTGGTTTGAGTCAAGAAGATTTAAAGtcctaaaaataaatgattattgCTTTATGATCGTTGGGGACAGATATGAACTTTTATTCAGATACCCGGTTCAGCTTTCTTCTCTTGTCACCCACATATGAACAGAATTATTTATTGGCCATCTGGattttgaattttgttattttatggcTGTAGAGTTCAATAATTTGTAGTTTTTTCCAGGACAATTTCAACTCAGTTTTTGGCAGTTAGTCCGTATGACTGTGTGCTTTTTGACTGCGCGATAACAGTTTAAAgggcaaaaccaaaaaaaaaaaaacatgcccaATTCGGTCTGTGCTGGCAGGATTGTAATAATGTTAAAGGGTCACTTTGAAGCAGACACTAATATCTGGTGGTCAAGctgaggaaaaaaacacaaattaccCAGGATTCCTTTTTATCCTAGTAAAAGAAATCCAAGGTGATTAGATCCCGGCACTTTCGGTAGAAATGGGGCTGTTGGGAGGAGATTCTGGGGAAGACCAAGGACTCACTTGATGGATTATATGTCCCTTCTTTCCTGGGAACGGGTCAAGGATGCCCAGGGGAAGTTGGGAAATGTCTCTGGGCAGAGGGATGTTGGGTTTCCCAGCCTAACCCATCATTTTGACCTTTGGcgtaacatttctgttttgtatttgaaaatattttgaaaattggTAGCTCACTAGTTAGATTGGctaaagtgttttttgttttgttggattTCCAAATAGTAAATGTAGCACCTGAACTCAGTTTGGTACCAGTCACAGAATGCACTGGTGTCTGGAGGTAGTGGATATCTTTCTCCAGTTCCCCTGAAGACCTCATGAATTCACAACATATTAAATAATCTGCAGACTCATTCTGGTTGATTCCTtagatgtgtgtgtttgtgtcccaGCCTCTAAAGCCTCTCTGATGCCCTTTCCCTCAAGGTGATAGGAGTTTTGGGAAGAAGCTGAAGCTGTGGACCTAGCAGGGTCCACCTGACTGTCCTGTGCTGGGGACAGGAAGCTAAGAACTTTGGGTGTTTTCAGCTTTGGCTTTACTCTTTCTGTTTTACCTTTCTTTCTCTGCCCGTCTCTGTTCTGCTGGGGGATATCTTTAGACATCGTGGGTACTCTGAGGCCGGATGAGAAGGCCATAATGACCTATGTCTCCTGCTTCTATCACGCCTTCTCTGGCGCACAGAAGGTGAGCTCCTCATGCTTCGAAATCACACTAACACCTCAACCCAGCTGAGATAATCCTTCAAAACCCCACAGGGTTTCCATCAGTCAGCAAAGAGGTTTTATCacagacagtaacttttttttatatatattatcaGAACATGGCTTTGGGTGTCTTTAATGCTAGTGTATGTTCTTCAAAGTAGATTTGTAGATTAATTGAGAAACATGATGGGAACTCTGTGAAACAGCATAATCTCTCAGATTTTTCAGTTTCTGGTCTTTGGACGTCAGCTGAGTTTTTCACACAGTCTGGCctgtttttaaatttcctttttttccaggCTGCCTTTTTTTTTGGGTGCCTGAGACGATGTGCAGACCAGTTTGTTGTTGGAAAACACTGCTGACGACTCCGTCTTCTCTGctgttaacatttttaaaacaagaatgaaTATTTATCAGTTAGACACTGAGTTTATTTAGGACTTTGTAAGATAATATGGGATAAAAACCCAAAGTAGAGGTTTGTAAATGACAGTTTGATAATCTTGTTGAAGTCTGTGTACTGTCTTGTCTTTTATTCCAGTGGTAGAGTTTTATCCTAGCCAGACGCACTGATGTGGACTTCAGCGTTCCATAAATCTGTAACTAGATGAATGGATTGGTTCCCAGGTTTTGATGGGAGACGCATGGAGTTTCGACACACGGACTGATTTTTGGCACTTTGAACtaatcagcagcagcagttgcaTGCTATTGGTAGCTAAATGCAGCTCCTTATTTAAGCTAGTTTCAGGTTTGtcacttttttaaaaattaactGCCTGCGTGTGGaatattttttgcacaaaaataaaaggaagtGTAGTTACTCAAAGCCAGGGGTACTAATCTAGAACAGCTGAGTTTTGTGACTGTGATGTCCGTCTGCTGGAAATGATGTTTGAATAAACAGAGCGGAGTTTAGTCACTACAAATGTTTCCTGATAGGCCGAGACAGCCGCCAATCGTATCTGCAAGGTGCTGGCTGTCAACCaggagaatgaacaaatgaTGGAGGACTACGAGAAGCTTGCCAGTGATGTGAGTATACTGCATGTCAGCACCATTCATCATACATTACATACATtccttaaacatgtttttatattttgtggggTCGTATTTCACTTTTAATGCAGCTGCTAGAGTGGATTCGTCGGACAATCCCTTGGCTGGAGAACAGAACCCAGGAGAAGACTGTAAAAGACTTGCAGGCCAAACAGGAGGACTTCAGAGACTACCGCACAGTGCACAAGCCACCAAAGGTACAGTATCAAGCTTCTTTATTACTTTGAGCTCATTGAAAAGCAGTGTCTTGACTATTTTGTGTCTCCTTAATATGATCAGTACTGCAATGATCTGATCCTGTTCCCAGGTCCAAGAGAAGTGTCAGCTGGAGATCAGCTTCAACACTCTGCAGACAAAACTAAGACTGAGCAACAGACCTGCCTTCATGCCGTCAGAAGGACGCATGGTGTCTGTACGTTGACTTGCATTACGACTCCTGAATGACCCTGAAGGATGGCTCGGGGTTAAGCTATTCATGGTTTATCTGTATGAAATTAACCAACATGAGAAGCAAAGCATGAATCTTTAATAAAGCATGATTTCAGCTGTAGCATAAACATGCACACGGTTAAAGCCCACAGCTAACGCCCACTGCTAAAAGTAATGTACAATACTATCTAGTGTTAACATGCTAACATGAAGGTCTAATAATAAACCTTACTGTTTGTATTAGCATGCTTAGCCTAATATCCACGGCAAAGATCCGATGCTAACATTAGCTTTAACATGCTTATGCTAACATCCACAGTTAAGGGCCAGTGATGACAATAACATACAATGCAAACATCTTTGTTATGAATGTTAGCATGCTAACAATAAAACCCACAGCTAAAATCAAACGATcatctttaacatttttattagcaCACTGATGCTAGTGTTCAAAAATAAACACTGGCCAGTGCTAATGCTAACTTCCAATTAAGTATTGACATATATAAACTAACATCTACAGTTAATCATTACTTTTGAAATTTGTAACGTATGCAGCTTAGTCTTCTACGTAGTGAATGCTtaattaaatgagaaaatgatTTCAAACACAACTAAGATTTTACCTAGCTTCATGGTTTCATTTAGCCGTTGTCGTTTAATCTAACTAGCTTGAGGGAGAAGTTATCTCATAGAAAACACCTTGTTTTGGTTTCACTATTTTCATTGGCTTCCTGGAAAATGGATTCCAGGCCAGTCCTATTGATAATCGTtaataaacatgttaaaaatatttcattttaaatgcattaGATTAGGAGTGTCTTAGATTAGCTTTAGCTTTGCTCTTTCCAAAATGGCCAAGTGCAACAAAGGAAACATCACAGTTAATAAACTGTTGTAGATTACAGAATAAATTGTTTGCCTTTATTAAATGTGTGTTGTTTGCTCCTAGGATATAAACCTAGCGTGGCTCTCCCTGGAGGGAGCAGAGAAGGGCTACGAGGAGTGGATCCTCAGCGAGATCAGGCGTCTGGAGAGACTGGAGCATCTGGCTGAGAAGTTCCACCAGAAGGCCGCCATCCATGAATCCTGGACCGACGGTATGATAACcatatgttaaatgtttttttgtttttttttcttgaagttGTTGTATGTATTTACATGTGTGGATATTTCTTTGCAAAGCAAGTGTTGCTCTTTTCTCACGTCATCAAAGACTCTATCAAAGGGAGAACGTCCGGTTTAAATCTGTCGGTAGGTTAAgttaatgaattattttaaacacgTGCAGGCAAGGAGGCCATGCTGACCCAGAAAGACTACGAGACCTCTACTCTGTCGGAAGTGAAGGCGTTGCTACGGAAACACGAGGCCTTCGAGAGCGACCTGGCGGCCCACCAGGACCGGGTGGAGCAGATCGCCGCCATCGCGCAGGAGCTGAAGTAAGCTGAAGGAAATGTGAAGGGTTTAAACACACATCCTTAATTATTCTGAGGGCACTTTAGCAGATGTTGGTCTTCGTGTTTAACAGTGAACTGGACTATTACGATGCCGCCAGCGTCAACGCTCGCTGCCAGAAGATCTGTGAACAGTGGGACTCTTTGGGATCCCTGACCCAGAGGCGCAAAGAGTCACTGGAGGTAAGACTCTGATTCAGTCCATTATCTGTCAGCTTGAGACATGTCGGTAAATAGCGATAAACTGAAACCGGGTTTCATAGAAGTATGAAGTTTACGGAGTGGTATGATGGAAAGAGGTTTTTTTCTGCCTGAACGATCCGAGCTTCATACAGTTCTGGTTAGAAGTTTACATCCACTCATCACAGCCATGAATGTTGTTCGCTTTGAGCTGTTAATGATTCATTTCCTTTTTCCTGGGTGGCCCGATTTTACAATAAACAACTTCagtaaaggttaaaaaaaaaagcttttgggAGAACATTTATgatggattttctctaattcaCACATTTTCATCTTAATGTCTTAACGGGTTGTTGTCTAGAtagatattttgtcatgtttcaaaCCGATGAATGCTCCACCAATGCTCAttcacggtggtggcagcatcatgctgtgggactctTTTACTGCCATTGGTACTGATGCAAATGATAAAGTGGGTGGCGTAACAAACTGCCTGCTTGCTTTGCAACTTTACCTCAAACCAATAGTTCAATCCAATATGTCTTCACTTATATATCAGTGTTGGCATCAGGCATTGCTCAAACTGAGTATTAAAATGACATGATTCGTATTGATTCTTAAATATAAATAGCCTAAGCACATTTAATTTGTCATTGTGTCACCAAAACATCGCAACATGAGCCTGTCGTCTTTGTTTCCTGGCCTGCAGAGAACAGAGAAGCAGCTGGAAACGATAGATGAGCTCTACCTGGAGTACGCCAAGAGAGCAGCGCCTTTTAACAACTGGATGGAGGGAGCCATGGAGGACCTACAGGACATGTTCATAGTTCACAATATCGAGGAGATCCAGGTACCTGCAAACTCTGCTCAGCAGAACAGTGCAGTTTGTACAATGTCAGTTTATAGGTAAAATACTTTCACCTGAGGGCGTTTCAGGACTGCAGTCTGGTTCTTATCAAATATTTGCATTCTGAAAActttaaatctgactttttgCCTGGAAAAACTACTTGGAGTTCCCTTTTTAACCAATATTTTTAGAGGTCAGAGAGCCAGAGATAGACTTTGATTGGTTGTTGGCAAGTACAATACTGAGGGGTCAAAATGGCTTTTTGCCATTCATTAAATGGATCGAAATTAAAAGCTCCTCCTGTTTTCAGTCTATTAACTCTTCAACCAACAGCATGCATCTTGTTGCACTTTAAGTGCAAATAGTTTAGGGGCATATGGTTTAGAGCATAAATGGGAAGAGTTTTGTAATTTCTTCATTAATTGAATTCAAAGTTACTACCTTATCAAataacctgcagcacatttgaTTCTCTTCTAGGAGTTATAGaccttaaaaagaaaatccacatCAGCAGGTccgacctaaaaaaaaaaaaaaaaaactgaaattttcgCCAAGAAAAACATGATCAGTGCATTTTTGTTCTCACCAATCTGATGCGAGCAGCCAAACTGACCCTTATTACAATTTCTCctgaaaaacagatgaaaataatttatcGTGAAGAGGATTGAATTAACTTAAGTTTGCTCCATCAGTCGAGAAACAGGGCTGGTAGTTTCTGACCCTCGAGCAGCAGAGTTTCAGTCAGTGCCTAAATGCACCTGATTTCTTTAGCGGACTCTTTGAGCACTTGACGAGCTGAGGAGGTGATTGAACAGTTTAAATCAGTTGTGTTTCAGCAGAAAATCATCTAAAACCTTGTAGGACACAGATCTGGTAGAACAGAAACATCAGATTTTAAAATTTGACAGAAAAATCAATCACATCCATCTGGCAGAAATTAAATCTGGCAGTgttgagaattttttttttaaatgtctttttttctcctgttaGGGTCTGATCACAGCCCACGAGCAGTTCAAGTCCACCCTGCCTGAGGCCAACAAGGAGCGCGAGGCTATCCAGGCCATCCAGGCTGAGGTGCAGAAGATCGCCCAGAGCAACGGCATCAAGCTGAGCGGAGcaaacccctacaccaccatcACACCCCAGAGCATCGACAGCAAGTGGGAGAAGGTGGGCTGCAGCCTGACGGGTGGccttttttaaagcaaacaatagaataaaaactgtttagtcGTCTTGGGGTTGATCTGGGgacacattttctgtttgagAGACACTGCAGGCGTATTTGTTActcctttttttcttgtatttgaCTTGTTTTGTTAAGTTTGATTCTTTCTCAGGTTTTATCATGTATTTGTCAAAGAATTTTAAGCTGTGAAGATTCCCCACCAAGTGTTAGGGTTAAAGTTCAGTCTgttttgtggcagaaaactggAGCCTGTTGGCtggattttaatttatttatggtttAGGACCCATACTAGATCACAGAGGTTCTCCAGTGTTCTCACATCTTTACAGAGGAAAAATAAAGACCATTTTGAAATGACCTTTTTGCCCTGCAGCTGCATTTAGCCGAGGATTTCAAGcctccctgtgtgtgttctACAGGCGATGGCCATGGTGCCGCAGCGAGATAACGCCCTGCAGGACGAGCTGAACAAACAGAACTCCAACGACTCTCTGAGAGCCACGTTCGCCACTCAGGCCAACACAGTCGGCGCCTATATCCAGGCCAAGATGGAGGTAAGGGATATGAAAACTGCTGATCAATAATTGAAACACTGAGaggcgcggcgctgatggtgtcggggttaagcgcgcgaccatatacggaggctacagtcctcgaagcggccgtcccgggttcgagtcgcggacccggcgacatttgctgaatgtctccccctctttcctgtctgcctactgtcaaaaaaattttaaataaaaaggccactagtgccgaaaaaatatctgtgAAACACTGAGCTCAGGGAAAACATTTAACAGTGTTCGAGTTTGTCGTTAACCATTTATCTTCTGTCACGATAGCATTCTGATAAGTCCAGAAACCTCTGATCCCCTCTGATGGTCAGCTGAGGATTGTAAATGCTGCGTGTTTGTGTGTCGGCAGGAAATTGGCAGGATATCCATCGAGATGAACGGCACCCTGGAAGACCAGTTGACCAACCTGAAGGAGTACCAGAAGAGCATCTTGTCCTACATGCCTGAAATCAACAAGCTGGAGGGATACCACCAGCACATCCAGGAGGCTCTGATCTTTGACAACCAGTACACATCCTACACAATGGAGGTACGCTGGAACCATCATGCAACCAGTTTTACTAACTAGCTATAAAGCCTCTTTTATATGACTCAGAATTGAAGTTTACATGTAGAATTAGgcctaaaaatttattttacagattCAGTTTATGCAGTTATGATGTACAGTTGTTATTATGCTGCAGAATATCAACATCAGATTAACTGCAACAAGATTTATTTCATGACCGCTTCATTTTTACACACGCTGATCAGCTGTCGGCCACGTCAGCAGGACAGAGAGAACCTGTGAAAGTCTGACATCTCTCCATCAGTCTAATCAGCAGAACTGGTCTCTGTATGAGAAGCAGATGTGCTTCAAACCATCACTCTCTTCTGCTGGGAAAGGTTCCCTCCAGAGAAAAGTGTGCTGTCATCATTATTTTGCATCAACTTAGCCTCACATGCAGGAAACTGCTGCTACGAATATTCCAGCTGAAAGAACAGTGTTCTGGATCATCAAGAACTTTAAGGTCAGAGGTTCAGCTGCAGGAGAAGCTTCCGCACG
This genomic window from Girardinichthys multiradiatus isolate DD_20200921_A chromosome 18, DD_fGirMul_XY1, whole genome shotgun sequence contains:
- the LOC124883810 gene encoding alpha-actinin-4 isoform X1, with translation MVDYHAANNQSAGGVQTYMEQENDWDRDLLLDPAWEKQQRKTFTAWCNSHLRKAGTQIDNIEEDFRDGLKLMLLLEVISGERLPKPERGKMRVHKINNVNKALDFIASKGVKLVSIGAEEIVDGNAKMTLGMIWTIILRFAIQDISVEETSAKEGLLLWCQRKTAPYKNVNVQNFHISWKDGLAFNALIHRHRPDLIDYDSLRKDDPVTNLNNAFEVAEKHLDIPKMLDAEDIVNTARPDEKAIMTYVSSFYHAFSGAQKAETAANRICKVLAVNQENEQMMEDYEKLASDLLEWIRRTIPWLENRTQEKTVKDLQAKQEDFRDYRTVHKPPKVQEKCQLEISFNTLQTKLRLSNRPAFMPSEGRMVSDINLAWLSLEGAEKGYEEWILSEIRRLERLEHLAEKFHQKAAIHESWTDGKEAMLTQKDYETSTLSEVKALLRKHEAFESDLAAHQDRVEQIAAIAQELNELDYYDAASVNARCQKICEQWDSLGSLTQRRKESLERTEKQLETIDELYLEYAKRAAPFNNWMEGAMEDLQDMFIVHNIEEIQGLITAHEQFKSTLPEANKEREAIQAIQAEVQKIAQSNGIKLSGANPYTTITPQSIDSKWEKAMAMVPQRDNALQDELNKQNSNDSLRATFATQANTVGAYIQAKMEEIGRISIEMNGTLEDQLTNLKEYQKSILSYMPEINKLEGYHQHIQEALIFDNQYTSYTMEHLRVGWEQLLTTIARTINEVENQILTRDAKGISQEQLYEYRASFNHFDKDHSGGLKAEEFKACLISLGYDVENDKQKRSGQMVSDDFRALLISTGNSLGDAEFNRIMGIVDPNSTGTVTFQAFIDFMSRETTDTDTADQVIASFKILAGDKNFITADELRRELPPDQAEYCIARMAPYTGPDAVPGALDYMSFSTALYGESDL
- the LOC124883810 gene encoding alpha-actinin-4 isoform X3, yielding MVDYHAANNQSAGGVQTYMEQENDWDRDLLLDPAWEKQQRKTFTAWCNSHLRKAGTQIDNIEEDFRDGLKLMLLLEVISGERLPKPERGKMRVHKINNVNKALDFIASKGVKLVSIGAEEIVDGNAKMTLGMIWTIILRFAIQDISVEETSAKEGLLLWCQRKTAPYKNVNVQNFHISWKDGLAFNALIHRHRPDLIDYDSLRKDDPVTNLNNAFEVAEKHLDIPKMLDAEDIVGTLRPDEKAIMTYVSCFYHAFSGAQKAETAANRICKVLAVNQENEQMMEDYEKLASDLLEWIRRTIPWLENRTQEKTVKDLQAKQEDFRDYRTVHKPPKVQEKCQLEISFNTLQTKLRLSNRPAFMPSEGRMVSDINLAWLSLEGAEKGYEEWILSEIRRLERLEHLAEKFHQKAAIHESWTDGKEAMLTQKDYETSTLSEVKALLRKHEAFESDLAAHQDRVEQIAAIAQELNELDYYDAASVNARCQKICEQWDSLGSLTQRRKESLERTEKQLETIDELYLEYAKRAAPFNNWMEGAMEDLQDMFIVHNIEEIQGLITAHEQFKSTLPEANKEREAIQAIQAEVQKIAQSNGIKLSGANPYTTITPQSIDSKWEKAMAMVPQRDNALQDELNKQNSNDSLRATFATQANTVGAYIQAKMEEIGRISIEMNGTLEDQLTNLKEYQKSILSYMPEINKLEGYHQHIQEALIFDNQYTSYTMEHLRVGWEQLLTTIARTINEVENQILTRDAKGISQEQLYEYRASFNHFDKKRSGQMVSDDFRALLISTGNSLGDAEFNRIMGIVDPNSTGTVTFQAFIDFMSRETTDTDTADQVIASFKILAGDKNFITADELRRELPPDQAEYCIARMAPYTGPDAVPGALDYMSFSTALYGESDL
- the LOC124883810 gene encoding alpha-actinin-4 isoform X4 gives rise to the protein MVDYHAANNQSAGGVQTYMEQENDWDRDLLLDPAWEKQQRKTFTAWCNSHLRKAGTQIDNIEEDFRDGLKLMLLLEVISGERLPKPERGKMRVHKINNVNKALDFIASKGVKLVSIGAEEIVDGNAKMTLGMIWTIILRFAIQDISVEETSAKEGLLLWCQRKTAPYKNVNVQNFHISWKDGLAFNALIHRHRPDLIDYDSLRKDDPVTNLNNAFEVAEKHLDIPKMLDAEDIVNTARPDEKAIMTYVSSFYHAFSGAQKAETAANRICKVLAVNQENEQMMEDYEKLASDLLEWIRRTIPWLENRTQEKTVKDLQAKQEDFRDYRTVHKPPKVQEKCQLEISFNTLQTKLRLSNRPAFMPSEGRMVSDINLAWLSLEGAEKGYEEWILSEIRRLERLEHLAEKFHQKAAIHESWTDGKEAMLTQKDYETSTLSEVKALLRKHEAFESDLAAHQDRVEQIAAIAQELNELDYYDAASVNARCQKICEQWDSLGSLTQRRKESLERTEKQLETIDELYLEYAKRAAPFNNWMEGAMEDLQDMFIVHNIEEIQGLITAHEQFKSTLPEANKEREAIQAIQAEVQKIAQSNGIKLSGANPYTTITPQSIDSKWEKAMAMVPQRDNALQDELNKQNSNDSLRATFATQANTVGAYIQAKMEEIGRISIEMNGTLEDQLTNLKEYQKSILSYMPEINKLEGYHQHIQEALIFDNQYTSYTMEHLRVGWEQLLTTIARTINEVENQILTRDAKGISQEQLYEYRASFNHFDKKRSGQMVSDDFRALLISTGNSLGDAEFNRIMGIVDPNSTGTVTFQAFIDFMSRETTDTDTADQVIASFKILAGDKNFITADELRRELPPDQAEYCIARMAPYTGPDAVPGALDYMSFSTALYGESDL
- the LOC124883810 gene encoding alpha-actinin-4 isoform X2, encoding MVDYHAANNQSAGGVQTYMEQENDWDRDLLLDPAWEKQQRKTFTAWCNSHLRKAGTQIDNIEEDFRDGLKLMLLLEVISGERLPKPERGKMRVHKINNVNKALDFIASKGVKLVSIGAEEIVDGNAKMTLGMIWTIILRFAIQDISVEETSAKEGLLLWCQRKTAPYKNVNVQNFHISWKDGLAFNALIHRHRPDLIDYDSLRKDDPVTNLNNAFEVAEKHLDIPKMLDAEDIVNTARPDEKAIMTYVSSFYHAFSGAQKAETAANRICKVLAVNQENEQMMEDYEKLASDLLEWIRRTIPWLENRTQEKTVKDLQAKQEDFRDYRTVHKPPKVQEKCQLEISFNTLQTKLRLSNRPAFMPSEGRMVSDINLAWLSLEGAEKGYEEWILSEIRRLERLEHLAEKFHQKAAIHESWTDGKEAMLTQKDYETSTLSEVKALLRKHEAFESDLAAHQDRVEQIAAIAQELNELDYYDAASVNARCQKICEQWDSLGSLTQRRKESLERTEKQLETIDELYLEYAKRAAPFNNWMEGAMEDLQDMFIVHNIEEIQGLITAHEQFKSTLPEANKEREAIQAIQAEVQKIAQSNGIKLSGANPYTTITPQSIDSKWEKAMAMVPQRDNALQDELNKQNSNDSLRATFATQANTVGAYIQAKMEEIGRISIEMNGTLEDQLTNLKEYQKSILSYMPEINKLEGYHQHIQEALIFDNQYTSYTMEHLRVGWEQLLTTIARTINEVENQILTRDAKGISQEQLYEYRASFNHFDKDHSGGLKAEEFKACLISLGYDVENDKQGDAEFNRIMGIVDPNSTGTVTFQAFIDFMSRETTDTDTADQVIASFKILAGDKNFITADELRRELPPDQAEYCIARMAPYTGPDAVPGALDYMSFSTALYGESDL